In the Mycoplasmoides gallisepticum genome, one interval contains:
- the msrB gene encoding peptide-methionine (R)-S-oxide reductase MsrB: MKKYKKKPIEVLKKELTPLQFDVTQNSATERPYTNEYDQNFKKGIYVDITTGEPLFLSTDKYDSGCGWPAFSHPIAKSLINEVKDLSHNMVRVEVRAKNSDSHLGHVFTDGPTDKGGLRYCINSASLKFIPYEDLKKAGYEEFIAILDQEAKH; the protein is encoded by the coding sequence ATGAAAAAATACAAAAAAAAGCCAATTGAAGTTCTGAAAAAAGAATTAACACCATTACAATTTGATGTAACCCAGAATTCTGCTACTGAACGTCCTTATACTAATGAGTATGACCAGAATTTTAAAAAAGGGATCTATGTTGATATTACAACTGGTGAACCACTATTTTTATCAACTGATAAATATGACTCAGGTTGTGGTTGACCTGCATTCAGCCACCCGATTGCTAAATCATTAATTAATGAAGTTAAAGATTTATCACATAATATGGTTAGAGTAGAAGTGCGCGCAAAAAACTCTGACAGTCACCTAGGTCATGTATTTACTGATGGTCCTACTGATAAGGGTGGGTTAAGATATTGTATTAACTCTGCTTCATTAAAGTTTATCCCTTACGAAGATTTAAAGAAGGCAGGTTATGAAGAATTTATCGCCATCTTAGATCAAGAAGCAAAACATTAA
- the groL gene encoding chaperonin GroEL (60 kDa chaperone family; promotes refolding of misfolded polypeptides especially under stressful conditions; forms two stacked rings of heptamers to form a barrel-shaped 14mer; ends can be capped by GroES; misfolded proteins enter the barrel where they are refolded when GroES binds) — protein MAKELTFEQQARAKLLEGINKLAKAVKITAGPKGRNALIEKKYGAPLIVNDGVTIAREIELKDPVENMGAKLIAEAAISTNDIAGDGTTTATILTHEIVNKAIEAINNGTNPVNLRIGIENAAKLVSEYLTSVSKPIKSIDEITQVGAISSGSKFIGELIAKAMDIVGPSGVISIDDAKSFDTTLDTTDGLEFKGGYSSPYMVTDSEKMLSELANPKILVSLNKINTVKEILPLLEASVESSAPLLIVASDIAEDVVTALAINKLRGTLNVVSVKCAEFGEAQKNTLEDLAISVNTILVDSAAGIEFKDLELNKLGSAEKVIISKDKTTVINGACHKDVLAKYLNNLKAKSANLTSKYDKERITKRIANLSNGVAVIHVGGATEVAQKELKLRIEDALNSTKAAVEEGIVAGGGIALMNAIEVLKQVKESNPEIALGYEIVRSSLTAPARQIIENAGQNSSKIINNIINSKQLGYGYNAETNEFVNMINNGIIDPTKVTKTALEKACSVAALLITTEVAINDELKEEKPSLNHL, from the coding sequence ATGGCAAAAGAATTAACATTTGAACAACAAGCTAGAGCAAAATTATTAGAAGGAATTAATAAGTTAGCTAAAGCAGTAAAGATTACAGCAGGTCCTAAGGGAAGAAATGCTTTAATTGAAAAAAAATACGGTGCACCATTAATCGTTAATGATGGAGTAACGATTGCACGTGAGATCGAACTAAAAGATCCCGTTGAAAATATGGGTGCTAAACTGATTGCTGAAGCTGCGATCTCAACTAATGATATTGCGGGTGATGGAACAACAACAGCTACGATCTTAACTCATGAGATCGTTAACAAAGCGATCGAAGCAATTAATAATGGCACTAACCCAGTCAATCTAAGAATTGGGATCGAGAATGCGGCTAAATTAGTTTCAGAATACTTAACAAGTGTTTCAAAACCAATTAAATCAATCGATGAGATCACCCAAGTTGGTGCGATCTCATCTGGATCAAAGTTTATTGGTGAACTGATTGCTAAAGCAATGGACATCGTTGGTCCAAGTGGTGTGATCTCAATCGATGATGCCAAATCATTTGATACCACTTTAGACACAACTGATGGTTTAGAGTTCAAGGGTGGTTATTCTTCACCATATATGGTAACTGATTCTGAAAAGATGTTAAGTGAATTAGCTAATCCTAAGATCTTAGTTTCACTTAATAAGATTAATACAGTTAAAGAGATCTTACCATTACTTGAAGCTAGTGTTGAATCATCTGCACCGTTATTAATCGTTGCTAGTGATATTGCTGAAGATGTAGTAACTGCATTAGCAATTAACAAATTACGCGGCACTTTAAATGTTGTTAGTGTTAAGTGTGCTGAATTTGGTGAAGCACAAAAAAACACATTAGAAGATCTAGCAATCAGTGTTAATACGATCTTAGTTGATAGTGCTGCAGGAATCGAATTCAAAGATCTTGAATTAAACAAACTAGGTTCAGCGGAAAAAGTGATCATCTCTAAAGATAAAACTACAGTGATCAATGGTGCTTGTCACAAAGATGTTTTAGCTAAATACTTAAATAATTTAAAAGCTAAATCAGCTAATTTAACTTCTAAATATGATAAAGAACGAATCACTAAAAGAATTGCTAACCTATCAAATGGAGTAGCAGTAATTCACGTTGGTGGTGCGACTGAAGTTGCTCAAAAAGAACTAAAATTAAGAATTGAAGACGCACTAAACTCAACTAAGGCTGCAGTTGAAGAAGGAATCGTTGCTGGTGGTGGAATTGCATTAATGAATGCAATTGAAGTACTAAAACAAGTTAAAGAATCAAATCCTGAAATCGCTTTAGGTTATGAGATCGTTCGTTCTTCATTAACAGCTCCAGCACGACAAATTATTGAAAATGCAGGGCAAAATAGCTCAAAAATTATTAATAACATCATAAATAGTAAACAACTAGGTTATGGTTATAATGCTGAAACCAACGAATTTGTTAATATGATTAATAACGGAATTATTGATCCAACTAAAGTAACCAAAACTGCATTAGAAAAAGCTTGTTCAGTAGCTGCATTACTAATTACTACTGAAGTAGCTATTAATGACGAATTAAAAGAAGAAAAACCAAGCTTAAATCACCTATAA
- the groES gene encoding co-chaperone GroES: MNIKPLHDNVLVEVLAEAKTSKLGIITTIQNPDKATSTKGLVIALGDGMIYAKQQKVDYQIKVNDHVYFKEYSGTEIVVNDKTYKILSYEEIIGVIR, translated from the coding sequence ATGAATATTAAACCACTACACGATAATGTTTTAGTTGAAGTTTTAGCTGAAGCAAAAACTTCAAAATTAGGGATCATTACAACTATTCAAAACCCTGACAAAGCGACATCAACCAAAGGTTTAGTAATCGCTTTGGGTGATGGGATGATCTATGCTAAACAACAAAAAGTTGATTATCAAATTAAGGTTAATGACCATGTTTATTTTAAGGAATATTCAGGGACAGAGATCGTAGTTAATGATAAAACTTATAAGATCTTAAGTTATGAAGAAATCATTGGGGTAATTAGATAA
- the pyk gene encoding pyruvate kinase: MNKKHKDFDLNFLKKTKIVATCGPSITYKLFSLADLEDPSKQEIVQKAKENLRQLFLNGVSTVRLNFSHGNQEEQAVRMILARSVANELNLPISIMLDTNGPEIRLNQISETDNTVKKDQIVKIYTNREIVGNATEFSVSDSSKKYNMAKDVSLGSIVLVDDGKLTLQVIEVAEDFSYIRAIAKNEHKIITKKRINLPNAKYSIPFLSQKDYNDITFGLKNKVDYIAASFVNSADDIYEIKAILKQYGMEHVQVIAKVETRHAIKNLDEIIDVSDGVMVARGDLGLEIPYYEVPYWEKYIIKACRFKNKRVIVATQMLDSLEKNVQPTRAEVTDVFFAVERGCDATMLSGETANGMYPIIAVETMKKINKQSELLFDYKRAITHYFPMTDVCKTAFGERVLDIAKKICPNREIENEDFSTHFLVHFTNNREEIFALSNAKLAASVIIVTDDQNVYTGHGVDYGVFTYKVDDLTKALSNYQLVAKKAILHYSELFEIKPDNKTNFVLLK, from the coding sequence ATGAATAAGAAACATAAAGATTTCGATTTAAACTTTTTAAAAAAGACAAAGATAGTAGCCACTTGTGGTCCTTCAATTACATATAAACTATTTAGTTTAGCTGATCTTGAAGATCCATCAAAACAAGAGATCGTGCAAAAAGCTAAGGAAAATTTAAGACAACTGTTCTTAAATGGTGTGAGCACAGTCCGTTTAAACTTTTCTCACGGAAATCAAGAAGAGCAAGCTGTAAGAATGATCTTAGCTAGAAGTGTGGCTAATGAATTAAACTTACCAATCTCAATTATGCTTGACACTAACGGTCCTGAGATCAGATTAAATCAGATCTCAGAAACAGACAATACCGTTAAAAAAGATCAGATCGTTAAGATCTATACTAATCGCGAGATCGTTGGTAATGCCACTGAGTTTTCTGTCTCAGATTCATCTAAGAAATACAATATGGCTAAAGATGTTTCTTTAGGTTCGATCGTTTTAGTTGATGATGGGAAATTAACCTTACAAGTAATTGAGGTGGCTGAAGACTTTTCATACATTAGAGCAATCGCTAAAAATGAACATAAGATCATCACCAAAAAGCGTATCAACTTACCAAATGCTAAATATTCGATCCCATTCTTATCACAAAAAGATTACAACGATATTACCTTTGGTCTAAAGAATAAAGTTGATTATATTGCAGCATCATTTGTTAATAGTGCTGATGATATCTATGAGATTAAAGCGATCTTAAAACAATATGGAATGGAACACGTTCAAGTGATCGCTAAGGTTGAAACACGTCACGCAATCAAAAATCTTGATGAGATTATTGATGTTAGTGATGGTGTGATGGTGGCTAGAGGTGATCTTGGTTTAGAGATCCCTTATTATGAAGTACCTTACTGGGAAAAATACATTATTAAAGCTTGCCGTTTTAAGAATAAACGTGTGATCGTAGCCACCCAAATGTTAGATTCACTAGAAAAAAACGTTCAACCAACTCGTGCTGAAGTAACTGATGTCTTCTTTGCTGTTGAACGTGGTTGTGATGCAACGATGTTATCAGGTGAAACAGCGAATGGGATGTATCCGATTATTGCTGTTGAAACAATGAAAAAGATCAACAAGCAATCAGAACTATTGTTTGACTACAAACGTGCAATTACTCACTATTTCCCAATGACAGATGTATGTAAGACCGCTTTTGGTGAAAGAGTCTTAGATATAGCTAAAAAGATCTGTCCAAATCGTGAGATTGAAAACGAAGATTTCTCAACCCACTTCTTAGTGCATTTTACCAACAACCGTGAAGAGATCTTTGCTTTATCTAATGCTAAGTTGGCTGCTAGTGTAATTATTGTTACTGATGATCAAAACGTATATACAGGTCATGGTGTTGATTATGGGGTGTTCACTTATAAGGTGGATGATCTTACAAAAGCATTAAGTAATTACCAACTAGTTGCTAAGAAAGCAATCTTACACTATTCAGAACTATTTGAAATTAAACCAGATAATAAGACTAACTTTGTATTACTAAAATAA
- a CDS encoding ATP-dependent 6-phosphofructokinase has protein sequence MAIQTQRIAILTSGGDSPGMNPAIYGLVQQAIINNIQPYLVYEGYKGLVEDQIVLANQQEVIDHFFDSGTFIYSARLVEFKDLEVRKKAVSNLKAKKIDTLVVIGGDGSYQGAKLLSEMGINVIVMPGTIDNDVSSSDYTIGFYSALEHITRTIQEIISTSVSHNRVSISEVMGRHCGDLAVYAALATKADLVITSENIKTTQEIVDLAAKRMLQDHKRTFTVIVCEHIYGEDGRDSLKTIAQQINDQLGIKTNLNILTYGQRGQVPTPMERILAMKFAIKAFECINEQRYGVVLGLSGDEIVAYNFQEALNKRNPSRIKLINLSNRINGGF, from the coding sequence ATGGCCATTCAAACACAACGAATTGCGATCTTAACTTCTGGAGGAGATTCTCCAGGAATGAATCCAGCAATTTATGGGTTAGTTCAACAAGCGATCATTAATAATATTCAACCTTACTTAGTTTATGAAGGTTATAAAGGCTTAGTTGAAGATCAGATCGTTCTTGCTAACCAACAAGAAGTGATCGACCATTTCTTTGATTCGGGAACGTTTATTTATTCAGCAAGATTAGTTGAATTCAAAGATCTTGAAGTAAGAAAAAAAGCAGTAAGTAACCTTAAAGCAAAAAAAATCGATACGTTAGTAGTGATCGGTGGTGATGGTTCATATCAAGGCGCAAAACTATTATCTGAGATGGGGATTAATGTGATTGTGATGCCTGGAACGATTGATAATGATGTATCTTCATCAGATTACACAATCGGTTTTTATTCAGCATTAGAACATATTACTAGAACGATTCAAGAGATCATCTCAACTAGTGTTTCTCACAACCGGGTATCGATCTCTGAAGTGATGGGACGTCATTGTGGGGATTTAGCAGTTTATGCAGCACTTGCAACTAAAGCTGATCTAGTAATTACCTCAGAAAATATCAAAACAACCCAAGAGATCGTAGATCTTGCTGCTAAAAGAATGTTACAAGATCACAAACGCACATTTACTGTGATCGTTTGTGAACATATTTATGGTGAAGATGGCAGGGATAGTTTAAAAACGATCGCCCAACAGATTAATGATCAGTTAGGAATTAAAACTAATCTTAATATCTTAACCTACGGTCAACGTGGTCAAGTTCCCACACCGATGGAACGGATTCTAGCCATGAAATTTGCGATTAAAGCGTTTGAATGTATTAACGAACAAAGATACGGCGTTGTTTTAGGTTTAAGTGGGGATGAGATCGTAGCTTACAATTTCCAAGAAGCACTAAATAAACGTAATCCTTCAAGAATCAAATTAATTAATTTAAGCAATAGAATAAACGGTGGTTTTTAA
- a CDS encoding lipoate--protein ligase — protein MAHFYLSDSNNCYINAATEEYLLKHLNLSLPIIYIWQNADTIFIGRNQNTLAQINTNETTKDKINLIRRFSGGGTVFQDLGNICYSYIDYLDEKRANAYQFFAQPIIEFLNSLKINATFKGRNDLEIEGMKFSGTAQYLYQDKILHHGTLLYNTDMSKLAKYLHVDKAKIQAKGIDSIKKRVTNIIDHLQEKRSVTWFIDELIKFYFKKYNLTKIVLDDQAKQWIKDRANNHFKSWEWIYGSSQEYKFNNKKRFSGGELELSLNTDQGVIKQIKFNGDFLSVKQIEEIEEKLQNTKFDYQSFSQVLDQFDLPLYLGTITKEELLSLLFDNK, from the coding sequence ATGGCCCATTTTTACTTATCAGATTCTAACAATTGCTATATTAATGCAGCAACTGAAGAATACTTATTAAAACACTTAAATCTTTCTTTACCAATCATTTATATCTGGCAAAATGCTGATACGATCTTTATTGGTAGAAACCAAAATACGTTAGCTCAGATTAATACAAACGAAACTACTAAAGATAAGATAAATCTAATCCGCCGCTTTTCAGGTGGAGGAACGGTGTTCCAAGATCTTGGTAATATCTGTTATTCTTACATTGATTATTTAGATGAAAAACGTGCTAACGCTTATCAGTTCTTCGCTCAACCGATTATTGAATTCTTAAATTCATTAAAGATTAATGCGACGTTCAAAGGAAGAAACGATCTAGAGATCGAAGGAATGAAGTTCTCAGGAACAGCGCAATACCTTTATCAAGATAAGATCTTACATCACGGAACGTTGTTATATAACACTGATATGAGTAAGTTAGCTAAATACTTACACGTTGATAAAGCTAAGATCCAAGCTAAGGGGATTGATTCGATCAAAAAACGCGTTACTAATATCATTGATCATTTACAAGAAAAAAGATCAGTTACTTGATTTATTGATGAACTAATTAAGTTCTACTTTAAAAAGTACAACTTAACTAAGATCGTTTTAGACGATCAAGCCAAACAATGGATTAAAGATCGTGCTAATAACCACTTCAAAAGTTGGGAATGGATCTATGGTTCATCACAAGAATACAAATTTAATAATAAAAAGCGCTTTAGTGGAGGTGAGTTAGAACTAAGTTTAAACACCGACCAAGGTGTGATTAAACAGATTAAATTTAATGGTGATTTTTTAAGTGTGAAACAGATCGAAGAGATCGAAGAAAAACTCCAAAACACCAAGTTTGATTATCAAAGTTTCAGTCAAGTTTTAGATCAATTTGATCTTCCGCTTTATTTAGGAACTATCACTAAAGAAGAATTGTTGAGCTTATTGTTTGACAACAAATAA
- the lpdA gene encoding dihydrolipoyl dehydrogenase, with amino-acid sequence MYNYDLIVIGAGPGGYVAGEHAAKNGLKTLVIERGTYGGVCLNVGCIPTKTLLQSSKVKHYIEKAAEYGLDLVNNQLSVNWANILKRKEAVVNKLVNGVKTILKVAKADTIVGEARIVDGHTVTVNNQTFTTKDIIVATGSSPRKLPLPGFDQGRAEGVIIESTKALELPQIPQSLVVIGGGVIGIEFAMLYASLGTKVTILQAVDRLCELLDQDASDFIAKRMKSLGVNVVYNAKILGYQNNAIIYEDNGTAYQLPSQYILESVGRVVNDQVFGSFNVARDDRNRIKLNDKLQTSTDSIYVIGDAAGQIMLAHYAYHQALYAVDTILNRKTKKLSSLTTPGCIYTYPEIATIGYTEQQLKEKNIEYVVSKMPMAVNGKAIADGSTEGFIKFMFGKKYGEILGCVLIASTASDMISEIALAMENELTVFELEQAIHPHPTIAEIISECAKQAIYNHFNKKH; translated from the coding sequence ATGTATAATTACGATCTAATTGTTATCGGTGCTGGACCTGGTGGTTATGTAGCTGGTGAACATGCTGCAAAAAACGGTCTTAAAACTTTAGTAATTGAACGTGGAACTTATGGTGGGGTTTGTTTAAATGTTGGTTGTATTCCAACTAAAACATTACTACAATCTTCTAAAGTTAAACACTACATTGAAAAAGCAGCTGAATACGGACTAGATTTAGTTAATAATCAATTATCTGTTAACTGAGCAAATATCTTAAAAAGAAAAGAAGCTGTTGTTAATAAGCTAGTTAACGGGGTAAAAACGATCTTAAAAGTAGCTAAAGCTGATACGATCGTAGGTGAAGCTAGAATTGTTGATGGTCATACAGTAACTGTAAACAACCAAACATTTACAACAAAAGATATTATCGTTGCCACTGGTTCTTCACCAAGAAAATTACCACTTCCAGGGTTTGACCAAGGTCGTGCTGAAGGTGTGATCATTGAGTCAACTAAAGCACTTGAATTACCACAAATCCCTCAATCATTAGTTGTGATCGGTGGGGGTGTAATTGGGATCGAATTTGCGATGTTATACGCTTCATTAGGTACTAAAGTAACGATCTTACAAGCTGTTGATCGTTTATGCGAATTATTAGATCAAGATGCAAGTGATTTCATTGCTAAACGCATGAAATCATTAGGCGTTAATGTTGTTTATAATGCCAAGATTTTAGGTTACCAAAACAACGCAATTATCTATGAAGATAATGGCACAGCTTACCAACTACCTTCTCAATATATCCTAGAATCAGTTGGTCGGGTAGTTAATGATCAAGTTTTTGGATCATTCAACGTAGCAAGAGATGATCGCAACCGCATTAAATTAAACGACAAGTTACAAACTTCAACTGATTCAATCTATGTGATTGGTGATGCTGCTGGTCAGATCATGCTAGCTCATTATGCGTACCACCAAGCATTATATGCTGTTGATACGATCTTAAATCGTAAGACAAAGAAATTAAGTTCACTAACCACTCCTGGATGTATTTATACTTACCCAGAGATCGCAACAATTGGTTATACTGAACAACAATTAAAAGAAAAGAACATTGAATATGTGGTTTCTAAGATGCCAATGGCAGTTAATGGTAAAGCGATTGCTGATGGTTCAACTGAAGGATTCATTAAATTCATGTTCGGTAAGAAGTATGGTGAGATCTTAGGATGTGTCTTGATTGCTTCTACTGCTAGTGATATGATCTCTGAAATTGCTTTAGCAATGGAAAATGAACTAACAGTGTTCGAATTAGAACAAGCAATTCACCCACACCCAACAATTGCTGAAATCATCTCAGAATGTGCTAAACAAGCAATTTATAACCACTTCAACAAAAAACACTAA
- a CDS encoding dihydrolipoamide acetyltransferase family protein, producing the protein MFEYKFTDVGEGLHEGVVAQIYVKVGDTIKEGDPMFSVETDKVTTDLPAPEGGKVTAILASVGQTVHVGEVMLVLNGDGSSAPAAAPATPAFVAPTPAVTPAPTPAEAAPSGGGGGASVVGEVKVSNTLFGLFGDQRAASTPTPAPTPAFAPTPVPVATPLAQAVASDLNVNLHNVTPANGAKIFSSDVFASAQQSSPAASVAANDNETYKEITSIRKAIAKAMTTAHEEIPATVLTFNFDVTKLVSYRKQVKDAVLASYNVKLSFLPFLLKAITKAVVAHPIFNSHYDKASNRLVLKKKINLGIAVDTADGLMVPNIKSAQDKSVIELAREVNNLAEKARSKKIGLADLADGTISVTNFGSIGALFGTPIIKFPEVAIIATGTVEEKLARTPENQIVIKQIMPITIAADHRWIDGADIGRFAKTLKEIVENLNGLLI; encoded by the coding sequence ATGTTTGAATATAAATTTACAGACGTTGGTGAAGGGCTACACGAAGGTGTTGTTGCTCAAATCTATGTTAAAGTAGGTGACACAATTAAAGAAGGTGACCCAATGTTTTCAGTTGAAACTGATAAGGTTACAACTGACTTACCAGCTCCTGAAGGTGGAAAAGTTACTGCGATCCTTGCATCAGTAGGACAAACTGTTCACGTTGGTGAAGTGATGCTTGTTTTAAACGGTGATGGTTCATCAGCTCCAGCTGCTGCACCTGCTACTCCAGCTTTTGTAGCTCCTACTCCAGCTGTTACACCAGCTCCTACTCCTGCTGAAGCTGCTCCTAGTGGTGGTGGTGGTGGTGCTTCAGTTGTAGGTGAAGTTAAAGTTTCAAACACTTTATTTGGATTATTTGGTGATCAACGCGCTGCAAGTACTCCAACACCAGCTCCTACTCCAGCTTTTGCGCCAACTCCAGTTCCAGTTGCGACTCCTTTAGCTCAAGCTGTTGCTAGTGATTTAAATGTAAATTTACACAACGTAACACCTGCTAACGGTGCTAAAATATTCTCAAGCGATGTATTTGCATCAGCTCAACAAAGTTCACCAGCTGCTAGTGTAGCTGCAAACGATAACGAAACTTACAAAGAAATTACATCAATTAGAAAAGCAATTGCTAAAGCAATGACTACTGCTCACGAAGAAATTCCAGCAACTGTTTTAACATTCAACTTTGATGTAACTAAATTAGTATCATACCGTAAGCAAGTTAAGGATGCTGTATTAGCAAGCTACAACGTTAAATTATCATTCTTACCATTCTTATTGAAAGCAATTACTAAAGCTGTAGTTGCTCACCCAATTTTCAACTCTCACTACGACAAAGCTAGCAACCGTTTAGTATTAAAGAAAAAGATTAACTTAGGTATTGCTGTTGATACTGCTGATGGTTTAATGGTTCCTAACATTAAATCAGCACAAGACAAATCAGTGATTGAACTTGCTAGAGAAGTAAACAATTTAGCTGAAAAAGCTCGTTCTAAGAAGATCGGTTTAGCTGATTTAGCTGATGGTACAATCAGTGTAACTAACTTTGGTTCAATCGGGGCTTTATTTGGTACACCAATTATTAAATTCCCAGAAGTTGCAATTATTGCTACTGGTACAGTAGAAGAAAAATTAGCAAGAACTCCTGAAAACCAAATCGTAATTAAGCAAATTATGCCAATTACAATTGCAGCTGACCACAGATGAATCGATGGTGCTGATATCGGTAGATTTGCTAAAACATTAAAAGAAATCGTTGAAAATCTTAACGGTTTACTAATTTAA
- a CDS encoding alpha-ketoacid dehydrogenase subunit beta, translated as MSDKIIVNNIEALNNALDIALSKDKSVVLYGQDAGFEGGVFRATKGLQQKHGADRVWDTPISEAAMTGAAIGASYAGLKPIVEIQFSGFSYPAMQQLFCHAARIRNRSRGKLNAPIVIRMPMGGGIKALEHHSESLEAIYAHIPGVKVVMPCNPYDTKGLMLAAINDPDPVVFFEPKKLYRSFKQEIPAGEYVVEIGKANVLTQGSKLTIVTYGANVIDTLEIVNQYPAGDLELIDLRTISPIDWNTVLGSVQKTGRLLVVHEAVKSFSVSAEIMARVSETLHSSLKKAPVRVTGFDITVPLAKGEAIQFDLKKRTVDAINELLA; from the coding sequence ATGAGTGATAAAATTATCGTAAATAATATCGAAGCTTTAAACAACGCTTTAGATATTGCGCTTTCAAAAGACAAGAGTGTGGTATTATACGGTCAAGACGCTGGTTTTGAAGGTGGTGTGTTTAGAGCAACTAAAGGCCTACAACAAAAACACGGTGCTGATCGAGTATGAGATACTCCGATCTCAGAAGCTGCTATGACTGGTGCTGCTATTGGTGCTTCATATGCTGGATTAAAACCAATCGTTGAAATTCAGTTCTCTGGTTTCAGTTACCCAGCAATGCAACAACTATTCTGTCACGCTGCAAGAATTAGAAACAGAAGTAGAGGAAAACTTAACGCTCCAATCGTAATTAGAATGCCAATGGGTGGAGGAATTAAAGCTTTAGAGCACCACTCTGAATCATTAGAAGCGATCTATGCTCACATTCCAGGTGTTAAAGTAGTTATGCCATGTAATCCTTATGACACTAAGGGATTAATGTTAGCTGCAATTAACGATCCAGACCCAGTTGTGTTCTTTGAACCTAAGAAGTTATACCGTTCATTCAAGCAAGAAATTCCAGCTGGTGAATACGTTGTTGAGATCGGTAAGGCTAACGTATTAACTCAAGGTAGCAAATTAACGATCGTAACTTACGGTGCTAATGTAATTGACACTCTTGAAATCGTTAACCAATACCCGGCAGGTGATCTTGAATTAATCGACTTAAGAACAATCTCACCAATTGACTGAAACACAGTTTTAGGTTCAGTACAAAAAACTGGTCGTTTACTAGTTGTTCACGAAGCTGTTAAATCATTCAGTGTAAGTGCTGAAATTATGGCTAGAGTTAGTGAAACACTACACAGCAGCTTAAAGAAAGCTCCAGTTCGTGTAACTGGATTTGACATTACTGTTCCTTTAGCAAAAGGTGAAGCAATTCAATTTGATCTTAAGAAGAGAACAGTTGACGCAATTAACGAATTACTAGCTTAG